In Chitinophagales bacterium, the sequence AATCGGGTACATAAATCAGTTCGGTAATTGTAGCTGATTTCCGGGTGTAAAAGGGATATTGCCAAAAAGCCTTGTGTGCGGCCAGTGCTCCACCATCCTCTTCTTTATCCACCGAGGGCAGATCCACCAGTAGATGCTGAATATTTTCCTCTGCAAGATATGCCAGTGCCTCAGGCTCAAAATAAGGCGGGTTTTTACCGGAATATTTGGCCACCAATTTCAAACGGTCATTGGGTAGTGTTCTAACTATCAGTGCTTCAGCATCTGAGTCTTTTAATGCTTTTGTCAATTGCGAAGTGGTAATCATTAAATCACCATTGCTCATTTCTACCGGCTTAATACTAATCAATTTGGCAAGGGCGAAAAACTTCTTCAAATTTTCATTAATAGAGTAAAATTCCTTTGCGATGTGTCCCACACATTCTGTATGTGTACCATTGCCATGTGGGTTGATGTGTACATTGTAAAAATTTACTGGACCTCCTTCTTGAGTACTGCCCACAAAATCTCCTGCGCGAACCGGCTCTGCTTCAGGCATAGGTGCAAAAAAAGCATTTACACAGTTTTTGTTCGGATGCAACGGAATGGAAATATCCAGCGGCTTGTCCAAATTCACTTTGAACATTTGGTCATTATGTGAGATTTTCGCCAGCATTGCTTCAGAGAATTTAGTCATTGAAATGAATAAGCTTAAATTTATGCAATTAAGCGTTTTGATAAAAACTAAAATTATGAATGACACTCCCACAGCAGCAGAACTTATTGATGAAAGATTGATAGAACAGTTGATAGAAGCAGACAAAGGCGGAAGACCGGTCGAAGATTTCTTTCAAAACCCGGAAAAGGCTCAATTCAGGATTTCTCCCGATGGCAAATGGATTGCCTGGCTCGCACCCTGGGAAAAGCGCATGAATATTTTTGTGAAAGAATACAGCTCAGATAAAATCAAACGCATCACATCACAGAAAGAACGCGATATCCCGGGCTATACCTGGGTCAATAACAATCAGCTGGTTTATATGATGGACGATGGTGGCGATGAAAACCACCACCTTTTTGTAACAGACAAAGCAGGGAAAAGCGAAAAAGACCTCACTCCTTTTGAAGGGGTAAAAGTAGAATTGATCGATGATCTGGAAGATAGAGATGAAGAACTGATCATTGGCATGAACAAAAACAACCCGCAATTATTTGAGCCCTACTTGATCAATATCAGCACCGGTAAACTGAAACAACTGGCAGAGAACAACAATCCCGAATTGCCTATAATGGGCTGGCTGCCCGATCACAATGGAGAAATAAGGGTAGCGCTGAGTATGAGTGATGGCGTCAACAGCAATATTCTTTACAGAGCAAATACTGCCGATGATTTTCATACAATTATTACTACCAATTTTAAAGAAACAGTGCAACCGCTGTTTTTCACATTTGACAATAAAGCGCTTTATGCTTTGTCAAACCTGGGCAGAGACAAAACTGCCGTAATCAAACTGAATCCTGATGATGGAAAAGAAATGGAAGTACTGGGCGAAAATCCCGATTACGATTTAGACGGACTGCACTATTCCGAAAAGCGAAAAGTACTCACCGCTATTTCTTATACAGGAGAAAAACGTGAACGTATATTCTTAGACAATGAGACTAAAGCTATTTTTAGTTTTCTAAGAAAAGAACTGGGCAATTATGAAATTGTAATTGCAGATTCAGACAAGGCAGAGGAAAAATTTATCGTTCGCACATACAGCGACCGTTCACTTGGAGATTATTATCTACTTGACTGGCCGGAAAAAAAGCTCATACATCTTTCAGAAGTCAATCCGCTTTTGAAAGAAGAGGAAATGGCTGAAATGAAGCCAATAACTTATAAAAGCCGCGATGGTTTGAGCATTCACGGCTATCTTACTTTGCCCAAAAACACTAAAGCTGAAAACCTTCCTGTTGTGATCAATCCGCATGGCGGCCCCTGGCACAGAGATGTTTGGGGATTTAACCCGGAAGTGCAACTTTTGGCCGACCGAGGCTATGCAGTATTGCAGATGAATTTTAGAGGCTCAATCGGATATGGGCGAAAATTCTGGGAAAGCAGCTTTAAACAATGGGGCATGAAAATGCAGGATGATATCAGTGATGGTGTGCAGTGGCTGATTGATGAAGGCATTGCAGATCCCGAAAGAATTGCCATTTACGGAGGCAGTTATGGCGGTTATGCTACGCTGGCAGGAATTGCCTTTACGCCTCAACTTTATACCTGTGCCATTGATTATGTGGGCGTTTCAAATCTGTTCACATTTATGGAAACCTTTCCGCCCTACTGGAAACCCTACAAGGAAATGATGTATGAAATGGTGGGCAATCCCAATGACGAAACAGATAAGGAAATGATGCATGCTGCTTCGCCTGTTTTTCACATCGATAAAATACAATGTCCACTATTTGTGGTGCAAGGTGCAAAAGACCCGAGGGTAAATATTGAGGAATCCAATCAAATTGTAAAATCCCTAAAGGAAAAAAACATTGAAGTGCCTTACCTGGTGAAAGAAAATGAGGGGCATGGTTTTAGAAATGAAGAAAACCGCTTTGAATTCTACCGTGCACTTTGTGGATTTTTGAAATTGTATTTGTAGGGATATAGCTGTCTTTCCAAATTGCTGATTAAGGCTGCTGACTCTTTCCGCGGTATAATTGAAACTTTAATAGGTCTTATTATATTTGGATAAAAGTAAGCACATGCCTAAAATTTTTGAGTATTTAGGGGTTTTGATATTTTTTTATTCAAATGAACACGACCCTATTCATGTTCATGCTAGAAAAGGGGAGTTTGAAAGCAAAGCAGAGTTTTATATAGTGGATGGTAAAATTCATGAAATAAAAATTAAAAATGTAAAAGGAGCAAAACCATTATCAGGAAAAGACTTAAAGAATTTTCAAATCTTCTTGTCAAAATTTGCAGATGAGGTAGTAAAAAAGTGGGTAGATTATTTTGTTTACCATAAAAATGTAGATTTTGAAAAAATATCAAAAAAACTAAAATGAAAATATCAGTTGATTACACAAAACAAGATGAATTGGTGCTGAAGATTGTATCGGCTAAGTATTTGGCTGATTATGTGATCCGCATTCAGTTCAATGATGGTACGGAAAAAATAATTGATTTCAAGCCTTTCTTAAAAAATGCAGTGCATCCTTCCATTAAGAAATACTTGGATGAATCGGTTTTTGCAAAATTTGATATAGTTGATGGAAATTTAAACTGGAATGATTATGATTTGATTTTTCCCATTTGGGATTTGTACAACAATAATATTCTGAAGGATTTAGATTAGCTTTCAGAAGTCATACTGCCATTACATAAATAGGGCTGCTAAATCATCATTTTCTGTTACTGAACTGGCCTAACAAAAAACTGCTCATACCTTTTAAAGGTCTTTCCAAAAACAAAATCCTGTATGGTGAAAAAAGCTTCTCCATTGTAAAGTGCATAATAATTCTCCAGGTCTCTGTTTATATCTTTTCCTGAAGGAGTGTATTGCATAGAGGAGCGTTTGTTTAGCGGCATATAGAAAACCTTTAGTTTATCACTGCGGCCACCTTTTCCCTTAGCTTCAAGAATTGCTATGGGTTCATTGGAAAGAATGGAATCTTTCTTTTCGTAATTTTCTGCAAAACCCTCGGCATTTAATTTTTTGAAAAAGCTGAGATATTCAGTTATCAATGCAGCATTGACTTCCCCTTTTATTTCAGGCAAGGTATCGTTGTAGGGCATTAGCACGACCTGTTCTTCATTTTGTCTAATGCGAAATGAGGCCGCTGGATCTTTGGGATAATAGAGGCTTACTTCTTTGATGTCGCCCAGTTGATAACGAAAAATATTCAAGTCACGCCAGTCCAGCTCATCAGTAAAATAGCGACTTTTCAACTCGGCAACGTAGCCGGGAATATGACAAACATAAGGCCTCTTAGCAGTTCTGCCATCTACCTGCATAATCATAAAAGCACCATGACTATTT encodes:
- a CDS encoding DUF4160 domain-containing protein, whose amino-acid sequence is MPKIFEYLGVLIFFYSNEHDPIHVHARKGEFESKAEFYIVDGKIHEIKIKNVKGAKPLSGKDLKNFQIFLSKFADEVVKKWVDYFVYHKNVDFEKISKKLK
- a CDS encoding S9 family peptidase, with translation MNDTPTAAELIDERLIEQLIEADKGGRPVEDFFQNPEKAQFRISPDGKWIAWLAPWEKRMNIFVKEYSSDKIKRITSQKERDIPGYTWVNNNQLVYMMDDGGDENHHLFVTDKAGKSEKDLTPFEGVKVELIDDLEDRDEELIIGMNKNNPQLFEPYLINISTGKLKQLAENNNPELPIMGWLPDHNGEIRVALSMSDGVNSNILYRANTADDFHTIITTNFKETVQPLFFTFDNKALYALSNLGRDKTAVIKLNPDDGKEMEVLGENPDYDLDGLHYSEKRKVLTAISYTGEKRERIFLDNETKAIFSFLRKELGNYEIVIADSDKAEEKFIVRTYSDRSLGDYYLLDWPEKKLIHLSEVNPLLKEEEMAEMKPITYKSRDGLSIHGYLTLPKNTKAENLPVVINPHGGPWHRDVWGFNPEVQLLADRGYAVLQMNFRGSIGYGRKFWESSFKQWGMKMQDDISDGVQWLIDEGIADPERIAIYGGSYGGYATLAGIAFTPQLYTCAIDYVGVSNLFTFMETFPPYWKPYKEMMYEMVGNPNDETDKEMMHAASPVFHIDKIQCPLFVVQGAKDPRVNIEESNQIVKSLKEKNIEVPYLVKENEGHGFRNEENRFEFYRALCGFLKLYL
- a CDS encoding DUF4340 domain-containing protein, whose product is MKVKNIFFILVFILIAALSIYILWEQKQKNQVPDEKDFAVENPDELVKIFLADKSSGNTILLEKQENSSWLLNKKYRAMPEKIDVLISTLKNVQVNYPVPDSQWDMVVKDLATNAVKVELYKEKSHPFKTYFVGRAPANSHGAFMIMQVDGRTAKRPYVCHIPGYVAELKSRYFTDELDWRDLNIFRYQLGDIKEVSLYYPKDPAASFRIRQNEEQVVLMPYNDTLPEIKGEVNAALITEYLSFFKKLNAEGFAENYEKKDSILSNEPIAILEAKGKGGRSDKLKVFYMPLNKRSSMQYTPSGKDINRDLENYYALYNGEAFFTIQDFVFGKTFKRYEQFFVRPVQ
- a CDS encoding DUF2442 domain-containing protein, whose product is MKISVDYTKQDELVLKIVSAKYLADYVIRIQFNDGTEKIIDFKPFLKNAVHPSIKKYLDESVFAKFDIVDGNLNWNDYDLIFPIWDLYNNNILKDLD
- a CDS encoding cyclase family protein, which produces MTKFSEAMLAKISHNDQMFKVNLDKPLDISIPLHPNKNCVNAFFAPMPEAEPVRAGDFVGSTQEGGPVNFYNVHINPHGNGTHTECVGHIAKEFYSINENLKKFFALAKLISIKPVEMSNGDLMITTSQLTKALKDSDAEALIVRTLPNDRLKLVAKYSGKNPPYFEPEALAYLAEENIQHLLVDLPSVDKEEDGGALAAHKAFWQYPFYTRKSATITELIYVPDSISDGNYLLNLQICPLELDASPSKPVLYKIIGDGV